A stretch of DNA from Roseofilum casamattae BLCC-M143:
ATTCAACCTGGCAAGAGGCGGTGAAAGTGGCCAATGCTGCCAATGTGAAAAAATTAGTCATTTTCCACCACGATCCCCTACATAATGATGAGTTCCTCGATAAAGTGGGCGAAGATGTGGCTCAAGCCTTTCCCAATAGTTTAATGGCACGAGAAGGGTTATCGGTAACTTTAGTTGCTCCGCCTCCAGAACCGGTGGAAAGCCTTGAGGATAAATAAATTTTCCCCTTGTTTTCGCTTATAGGTTGTTCGATCTCGGTTGGGTTTCACTTCATTTAACTCAACCGACTCAACAGAGAAATTCCCCAACATCATAGATTCAACCGGTTGTGCGGGCAATACAGCACAACCCTATTCCCTATTACCCATTCCCTGACACAGCGCGATCGCGATCGCATCATCCTGTGATAAACATCATGTTGACACCTATAGCAAGATTTTGTTACATTAATTTACATAAGCGAAACAAAACTTTACAAATAAAGGAGAACATCATGATCTACTTAGTTATGCTCGCTCTGATTATCGTCACTGGTTGGGCTGCTGCTGCCACCATCGGGACTCAAGCTTACTTCCGTGGCGAACAAACCAAATCCATCCACGAACGCAACTGGAACTCCGAAGGCTTCAACCGCTTGGCTCAATCCGTCACCGGACAAGAAACCGACTACACCAACCGCGTGCCTGGCTACAGCCTAGATTCTTATGCCAGCAACACCTTGGCTAGCTAGTCAGCAATCGTCTATTGCGAGGGAGTACCTCAAATATCCCGTACTCGCCTCGTCCTCCTACCGCCACTCTCTGGAGAGTTGGCGGTATTTTATTATTCCCTATTCCCTATTCCCCTAGCATATAGCGCTATAATTTTGCATTGTTCGTCGAATCGATGCAACTTCATGTTTGAATAAAAGCAGAGACAATTAACTTTTGTAAACCGAGGAGTGACTATGTACGTCGTGCAAATCGCCTCTGAATGTGCTCCAGTCATCAAAGCTGGGGGTTTAGGGGATGTCGTTTACGGACTCAGCCGGGAATTAGAACTTCGCGGGATTGGTGTCGAAATTATCTTACCCAAATACGACTGTATGCGCTACGACCAGATTTGGGGTTTGCACGAAGCCTACAATAATTTGATGGTTCCCTGGTATGGTGCATCCATTTCCTGCGATGTGATGTGCGGTTGGGTTCACGGCCGGTTGTGTTTCTTTATCGACCCTCACTCCGACGATTTATTTTTTAATCGCGGATGTTACTACGGTTGCAAAGATGATAATATGCGCTTTGCCTTCTTTTCTAAGGCGGCGATCGAATTTTTGCTCAGAACAGATAAGCGTCCGGACATCATCCACTGCCACGATTGGCAAACCGGTTTAGTCCCCGTCATGCTCTACGAAATGTACCAATTTCATGGAATGGAAAATCAACGGGTTTGCTATACCATTCATAACTTTAAACATCAAGGTGTTGGTGGCGTCGATATTCTGTGGGCGACCGGACTCAATCGCGAATCTTACTATATTGATTACGATCGCTTGCAGGATAACTTTAATCCCTTTGCCATTAACTCCATGAAAGGTGGCATTGTGTATGCCAATTTTGTCAATACCGTCTCTCCGCACCATGCCTGGGAAGCTCGCTATACGGATATTAGTTATGGATTAGGTCATACTTTAGAGCTGCACAACAATAAGTTCGGTGGCGTACTCAATGGAATTGACTACGATGTTTGGAATCCAGAT
This window harbors:
- the glgA gene encoding glycogen synthase GlgA, yielding MYVVQIASECAPVIKAGGLGDVVYGLSRELELRGIGVEIILPKYDCMRYDQIWGLHEAYNNLMVPWYGASISCDVMCGWVHGRLCFFIDPHSDDLFFNRGCYYGCKDDNMRFAFFSKAAIEFLLRTDKRPDIIHCHDWQTGLVPVMLYEMYQFHGMENQRVCYTIHNFKHQGVGGVDILWATGLNRESYYIDYDRLQDNFNPFAINSMKGGIVYANFVNTVSPHHAWEARYTDISYGLGHTLELHNNKFGGVLNGIDYDVWNPDVDRFIPFHYSAETFEKKAKNKQALRERLWLSHDEKKPLIAFIGRLDDQKGVHLVHHAIYYAMHRGAQFVLLGSATEQGINDWFWHEKMFLNDNSNCHLELGFNEELSHLIYAGADMIVVPSNYEPCGLTQMIGLQYGTVPIVRGVGGLQNTVFDRDYDPDKPLEERNGYVFYQTDASALESAMDRGIGLWYEYPEEFRQLALQGMAYDYSWKNPGSQYLGLYDYVRHK
- a CDS encoding photosystem II protein, Psb35-related; the encoded protein is MIYLVMLALIIVTGWAAAATIGTQAYFRGEQTKSIHERNWNSEGFNRLAQSVTGQETDYTNRVPGYSLDSYASNTLAS